From Thunnus maccoyii chromosome 21, fThuMac1.1, whole genome shotgun sequence, the proteins below share one genomic window:
- the mllt10 gene encoding protein AF-10 isoform X4, protein MVSGERCLAADDEFSTNNMKEMIGGCCVCSDERGWAENPLVYCDGHGCNVAVHQACYGIVQVPTGPWFCRKCESQERAARVRCELCPHKDGALKRTDNGGWAHVVCALYIPEVEFANVSTMEPIVLQSVPHERYNKTCYICEDQGRESKAATGACMTCNKHGCRQAFHVTCAQFAGLLCEEQGSDADNVKYCGYCKYHHSKLKHKERDRHKPKHKKTSMDMSPSLVLPNIMVPEKAYNSSSSGGGVPSLPASSQKRLDDGSARFTNANFQEVSSALSVGSSKDGLAADAGKAASEVKNKKNSGGSHAVGTRGGRKSLTSSGKPLPSAVVTMATSSTSASASTGPFHQGLLLTSASKTPSAPSSTDFLSFSDSSLRPGGGTTFSSPPSFSSLVKPSSEGGASEGTATLFGSLVSTTAVGGKLYENSHSLTASETTSLGVSAGYKRPQPSSSGPGIGAAAAGGGEDGVKKKKKGNWRNRFGPCFTTDVKPSEPAPSLTLPTSSTANTSSSSTASPSSSSSSTLSGRPGLVSSSGLGVGVGGERGLGVMGVGGGIQKSPSLLRNGSLQSNSGSTTTGPGVFSGADGSSSGTGAVAVGGVSSELSQQQQPTPSLAPPSPFTATAPLTSTASTHVSGLPGSVFNLAPSHMFGNRLNPNSAMAALIAQSEASPADQEAGDGSSSSSVGAQGFSIRASPKTTPRSPIGGLQIRYDSSGSLPGPGLGLLGAGGGGGETLPPVATSIEQLLERQWNEGQSFLLQQGAQGDVVGMLKSLHQLQEENRRLEEQIKTLTMKKERLQLLSAQLSVPFTPTTASSDVKGGQLGATDSSLPVAAQDSASCGGHSSSGSTSSLSTPPSVSQSPPQPQLNGVAAVGTTPAGLGGVAGLMGALGAGSALGMGGIVGALNGVIQTPAGTASPHTHTTGAATAVTLPVNNSSSATSKNSAARLGLLSEQQKLLLQQHQLHQLLSSQPSAEQQQVLLYHLMQHQQDLQQLQSLSSSGQIPSIPLSSAQLPINNLLPGAQSQGQGTITANPFLALQHAHTDTHASGAQKPRLAEKAVGVAGQEKT, encoded by the exons GCTGGGCCCACGTGGTTTGTGCCCTTTACATACCTGAAGTAGAGTTCGCTAATGTCTCAACTATGGAGCCCATAGTACTTCAGTCTGTGCCACACGAGCGCTATAACAAG acatgTTATATCTGTGAGGACCAAGGCAGAGAGAGTAAAGCAGCCACTGGAGCATGTATGACCTGCAACAAACATGGCTGCAGGCAGGCCTTCCATGTCACATG TGCCCAGTTTGCAGGGCTGTTATGTGAAGAACAAGGATCAGATGCAGACAACGTCAAGTACTGTGGATATTGCAAATACCACCACAGCAAATTG AAACACAAGGAGCGGGACAGGCACAAACCGAAACACAAGAAGACCTCCATGGACATGTCGCCCTCCCTCGTCCTTCCAAACATCATGGTCCCAGAGAAG GcctacaacagcagcagctcagggGGAGGGGTCCCCTCTCTGCCTGCATCCTCGCAGAAACGATTGGACGACGGCAGCGCCCGCTTCACCAACGCCAACTTTCAGGAAGTGTCGTCCGCTCTCTCCGTCGGGAGCTCCAAGGATGGTTTGGCTGCGGATGCTGGGAAGGCGGCGTCTGAGGtgaagaacaagaagaacagCGGCGGAAGTCACGCGGTGGGAACGAGGGGCGGCCGCAAGTCTCTCACCTCCTCAGGGAAACCCCTCCCCTCTGCCGtggtcaccatggcaacctcCTCCACATCTGCCTCTGCTTCCACAGGGCCTTTCCACCAAG GCCTGCTGTTGACAAGTGCCAGCAAGACGCCCTCTGCTCCTTCGTCTACAGATTTTCTAAGTTTCTCCGACTCGTCGTTGCGTCCCGGGGGCGGGACTACCTTCTCCTCCCCGCCGTCTTTCAGCAGCCTGGTGAAGCCGAGCTCGGAGGGCGGAGCCTCAGAAGGAACTGCAACACTGTTTGGTTCTCTTGTGTCCACTACGGCAG TGGGCGGGAAGCTGTATGAGAATTCCCACAGTCTCACAGCCAGCGAGACGACAAGCCTCGGTGTGTCCGCTGGCTACAAACGGCCCCAGCCCTCCAGCTCAGGACCAGGGATCGGAGCAGCAGCCGCAGGAGGAGGGGAAGATGGggtaaagaagaaaaagaagggcAACTGGCGAAACAGATTCGGACCTTGCTTCACCACGGATGTGAAACCTTCAGAGCCAGCGCCCTCCCTGACTCTCCCCACGTCCTCCACGGccaacacctcctcctcctccaccgcctccccttcctcctcttcatcctcgaCGCTCTCAGGCCGGCCGGGCTTAGTCTCCAGCAGTGGATTAGGAGTGGGAgtaggaggagagagggggctGGGGGTCATGGGTGTCGGCGGTGGGATTCAGAAGTCCCCGTCACTCCTCAGGAATGGGAGTCTGCAAAGCAACAGCGGCTCCACAACCACTGGGCCAG GTGTTTTCTCTGGTGCCGATGGGTCATCGTCGGGGACGGGGGCTGTCGCCGTGGGTGGAGTCAGCTCTGAGTtgtcacagcaacagcagcccACACCTTCCCTAGCCCCTCCCTCTCCATTCACTGCCACCGCACCGCTAACCAGCACAGCCTCCACACAC GTGAGCGGTCTGCCAGGGTCCGTCTTCAACCTGGCTCCCTCCCACATGTTTGGCAACAGGCTGAACCCCAACTCAGCCATGGCGGCACTCATTGCCCAGTCAGAGGCCTCACCAGCAG atcaGGAGGCGGgagacggcagcagcagcagcagcgtcgGAGCTCAGGGCTTCTCCATAAGAGCTTCTCCCAAGACCACCCCGCg CTCTCCCATTGGTGGCCTGCAGATCCGCTATGACTCCTCGGGGTCGTTGCCGGGGCCAGGGCTGGGGTTGCTAGGGGCGGGGGGAGGCGGCGGGGAGACGCTGCCCCCGGTGGCCACCAGCATAGAGCAGCTCCTGGAGAGGCAGTGGAACGAGGGGCAGAGCTTCCTGCTGCAGCAGGGAGCACAGGGAGACG tggtGGGCATGTTGAAGTCTCTCCAccagctgcaggaggagaacAGGAGGCTGGAAGAGCAGATTAAAACTCTGACcatgaagaaagagagactgcAACTTCTCAGCGCTCAGCTATCAGTGCCTTTCACCCCCACCACGGCCTCCTcag ATGTGAAGGGAGGCCAGTTGGGAGCCACTGATTCATCTTTACCTGTTGCAGCTCAG GACAGCGCGTCATGTGGCGGCCACAGCAGCAGCGgctccacctcctctctctccacccctccctccGTCTCCCAGAGCCCACCCCAGCCGCAGCTCAACGGGGTCGCCGCCGTGGGGACGACCCCGGCCGGGCTGGGCGGAGTGGCCGGACTGATGGGCGCTCTCGGTGCGGGGAGCGCGCTGGGCATGGGGGGGATCGTCGGGGCCCTGAACGGGGTGATCCAGACGCCGGCGGGCACCGCCagcccgcacacacacactactggaGCAGCGACGGCCGTCACACTGCCTGTCAATAACAG CAGCTCAGCAACTAGTAAGAACAG TGCTGCGCGGCTCGGCCTGCTGTCTGAGCAGCAGAAACTCCtcctgcagcagcatcagctACATCAGCTGCTGTCCTCACAGCCTTCGGcg gagcagcagcaggtgctGCTCTACCATCTGATGCAGCATCAGCAGgacctccagcagctgcagtcccTCTCCTCCTCCGGCCAGATTCCCTCCATCCCACTCTCCTCCGCTCAGCTGCCCATCAACAACCTGCTGCCTGGCGCCCAGAGCCAGGGCCAAGGCACCATCACCGCCAACCCTTTCCTGGCGCTACAGcatgcacacactgacacacatgccTCAGGGGCGCAGAAGCCGCGGCTAGCTGAGAAGGCCGTGGGCGTCGCAGGGCAGGAGAAGACATGA